The Algoriphagus sp. TR-M9 genome has a window encoding:
- a CDS encoding M14 family metallopeptidase: MRKLILLSIFAFSITLSSWAQIQTPEQFLGYKPGDRFTPHHRMVDYFEHVAANNPNIKLLQYGETNEKRPLLVAIISSGENMAKIEQIREDNLRRAGILEGEPTTSIPINWMSFNVHGNEAVGMEAAISTFYTLANPANETAQQWLKNQVIIIDPCINPDGRDRYSNWYNQKMNTTLQPDLQSVEHNEPWPGGRANHYLFDLNRDWAWQVQVESQQRMKLYNQWLPQLHLDFHEQGINNPFYMAPAAEPLHEQLTEWQHEFQDIFGRNTAKYFDEAGRFYFTKERFDLLYPSYGDSYPMFNGAIGMTIEQGGGGQAGIGGYNAVGDTVTLSYRIAGHYTAAMSAAEVTSQNAEKLLAEYEKFYNENSSNPIGKYKSFVIKGESNPTQVGKLLELLDKNGIQYGKAGSKSGLKGFAYQSGEEKSFATTDQDIIINAYQPKSVLTQVFFEPNPTLNDSITYDITSWALPYAYGLEAYAVENRIDPAGAYQAAEFTANQVGNTPVAYMAAWEGTRDVAFLSALLNAGIRVKYPEFPFEVEGKSFAAGSLLITKGGNEYVANFDQKVTEIANKFGVTLATTMSGYMDKGKDFGSPNIRIIQAPKVALIGGSGTSSLNYGAIWHFFEQELNYPLVNLELENISRYDLSKYDVLIMPSTWGAGLSASAMEHVTEWIRAGGKMIALDGAVNAFANKEGFDLKTFDTEEEKEAAEKEASDLEKEERLAPYQEGERVAISGGAAGAIYEISMDETHPLGYGTGGKYYTLKNNSTRFAYLSKGVNAGIIATNEAYRTGYIGYKIKSKMGESMAIGTERVGRGHVIYFVDDPIFRGFWEAGKLLLSNAIFMVGQ, from the coding sequence ATGAGAAAACTGATACTTCTGAGCATTTTCGCTTTTTCGATCACCTTAAGCTCCTGGGCGCAGATCCAGACACCCGAGCAGTTTTTGGGTTATAAGCCCGGTGATCGTTTTACCCCACATCACCGCATGGTCGATTACTTCGAGCATGTGGCGGCCAATAATCCAAACATCAAACTGCTACAATACGGAGAAACTAACGAGAAACGCCCACTACTGGTAGCGATCATTTCTTCCGGAGAAAACATGGCCAAAATCGAGCAAATCCGCGAGGACAATTTGAGAAGGGCTGGCATCTTGGAAGGAGAGCCAACCACTTCTATTCCAATCAACTGGATGTCCTTTAATGTACATGGCAATGAAGCCGTGGGTATGGAAGCTGCCATTTCTACCTTCTATACCCTGGCAAATCCCGCCAATGAAACAGCTCAGCAATGGCTGAAAAACCAAGTAATCATCATAGATCCCTGCATTAATCCTGATGGCCGTGACCGATATTCCAACTGGTATAACCAAAAAATGAATACCACACTCCAGCCGGATCTGCAATCCGTAGAGCATAACGAGCCTTGGCCGGGAGGACGTGCCAATCATTACCTTTTTGATCTGAACCGGGATTGGGCTTGGCAGGTCCAGGTCGAATCTCAACAGAGAATGAAGCTGTACAACCAATGGCTACCACAGCTACACCTGGATTTTCATGAGCAGGGAATCAATAACCCCTTCTACATGGCTCCTGCAGCGGAGCCTTTGCATGAGCAATTGACCGAGTGGCAGCACGAGTTTCAGGATATCTTTGGAAGAAATACGGCAAAATACTTCGATGAAGCTGGGCGTTTTTACTTCACCAAAGAGCGTTTTGACCTGCTCTATCCCTCTTATGGAGATTCATACCCCATGTTTAACGGTGCCATAGGAATGACCATAGAGCAAGGCGGTGGAGGCCAAGCGGGCATAGGAGGATATAATGCTGTGGGTGACACGGTGACCTTGAGCTATAGGATCGCCGGGCATTATACAGCAGCAATGTCTGCTGCGGAGGTCACCAGCCAAAATGCTGAAAAGCTTTTGGCAGAGTATGAGAAATTCTATAATGAAAATTCCTCTAATCCAATAGGTAAGTATAAGAGCTTCGTGATCAAAGGGGAGAGCAATCCGACTCAAGTGGGTAAGTTGCTGGAGCTGCTGGATAAAAATGGAATACAGTATGGCAAAGCGGGTTCCAAATCTGGCCTCAAAGGCTTTGCCTATCAAAGTGGTGAAGAAAAGTCATTTGCCACTACGGATCAGGATATCATCATCAATGCTTACCAGCCCAAGTCAGTGTTGACGCAGGTTTTCTTTGAGCCAAACCCAACTCTAAACGACAGCATTACCTATGATATCACCAGCTGGGCATTGCCATACGCCTACGGCTTGGAAGCTTATGCAGTGGAAAACCGAATAGATCCGGCAGGGGCTTACCAGGCAGCGGAATTTACAGCCAACCAAGTTGGTAATACCCCTGTAGCCTACATGGCTGCATGGGAAGGAACCCGGGACGTTGCTTTCTTGTCCGCATTGCTGAATGCCGGAATCCGGGTGAAATACCCAGAATTTCCTTTCGAAGTGGAAGGTAAAAGCTTTGCTGCAGGATCACTTTTGATCACCAAAGGGGGCAACGAATATGTGGCCAACTTTGACCAGAAAGTCACCGAGATCGCCAATAAATTCGGGGTGACATTAGCTACTACCATGAGCGGATACATGGATAAAGGAAAGGACTTTGGCTCCCCAAATATCAGAATCATCCAAGCCCCCAAAGTGGCGCTCATCGGTGGCTCAGGAACCAGCTCTTTGAATTACGGGGCTATTTGGCACTTTTTTGAGCAGGAGCTGAACTATCCCCTGGTCAATCTAGAGCTTGAAAATATAAGCCGGTATGACCTCAGCAAATACGATGTTTTGATCATGCCATCGACCTGGGGAGCAGGCTTATCTGCGTCAGCCATGGAGCATGTGACAGAATGGATTCGAGCAGGAGGGAAAATGATAGCCTTAGATGGTGCCGTAAATGCCTTTGCAAACAAAGAAGGCTTTGATTTGAAGACATTTGATACGGAGGAGGAAAAGGAAGCCGCCGAAAAAGAAGCTTCGGATTTGGAAAAAGAAGAGCGATTAGCTCCCTATCAAGAAGGAGAGCGAGTGGCGATTTCTGGTGGAGCCGCTGGTGCGATCTATGAGATCAGCATGGATGAAACTCATCCCCTTGGCTATGGTACAGGCGGAAAATACTATACGTTGAAAAACAATTCTACCCGCTTCGCCTATTTATCCAAAGGGGTAAATGCAGGCATCATAGCTACTAATGAGGCCTACCGAACCGGATATATTGGATACAAAATCAAATCCAAAATGGGCGAATCCATGGCAATTGGGACCGAAAGAGTAGGGAGAGGCCATGTGATCTACTTTGTAGATGATCCTATTTTCAGAGGTTTCTGGGAAGCTGGCAAACTTCTTTTGAGCAATGCGATCTTTATGGTAGGGCAATAG
- a CDS encoding M14 family metallopeptidase — protein MKKLSSTLFFILSLLSLPIAAIAQDIMPPYLPWNGKSKQLIVEKSNEWVTPFELSDGLESPSYEETMIWIEKLARNSAYLEINSIGKSEQGRQIQLVIASKDQDFTAEELSTSKKPLILFQAGIHAGEIDGKDAGMMLLRDITQGSKIDLLDHANLLFIPILNVDGHERKSEYGRVNQRGPKVMGWRTNAQNLNLNRDYTKLETAGVQAIAKVINKYDPDLYIDIHVTDGADYQYDVTYGFVETGGYSPEISNWLSSHFKPEVDGALSDQGHIPGPLLFAANGEDFTEGNIAFSFSPRFSHTYGDIRHLPAILIENHSLKPFEQRVLGTYVFLEQAIKTVGKHFASLQKAIESDQNQSMESVVVKYAFRDTPADSMDFLGIASKKVTSEITGNEYVTWKGEPITQQVPSLLMDKASASVPVPKAYWIPAEWSEVIHKMEEHGIEMEVLDEAREIQLEFSKVEEFKMVSQPYEGLMRFQSFELSKSYRKVRLQPGSVRVKTKQALGELAVILLEPESVDSFFQWGYFNSILSQTEYMETYIMEPLISKMLAEDSDLNKRFEEKKASNADFAKSPRQIYRWFYEQTPYFDQNWKVIPVGREW, from the coding sequence ATGAAAAAACTATCATCCACCCTATTTTTCATTCTATCCTTACTTTCTTTACCCATCGCTGCCATTGCTCAGGACATCATGCCTCCCTATTTGCCCTGGAATGGAAAAAGCAAGCAATTGATTGTAGAAAAATCAAACGAATGGGTTACTCCTTTTGAGCTCTCTGACGGCTTAGAGTCGCCCTCCTATGAGGAGACCATGATTTGGATAGAAAAACTGGCCCGTAATTCTGCCTATCTGGAAATCAATAGCATTGGCAAAAGTGAGCAAGGAAGACAAATCCAGCTGGTCATTGCTTCCAAAGATCAGGACTTCACAGCTGAAGAGTTATCCACATCCAAAAAACCTTTGATACTGTTCCAAGCTGGAATTCACGCAGGAGAAATTGACGGGAAAGATGCGGGGATGATGCTCCTGCGCGATATCACCCAAGGGTCTAAAATAGACCTCCTGGATCATGCCAACCTCCTTTTTATCCCAATTCTCAACGTAGATGGGCACGAAAGAAAAAGCGAATATGGTCGCGTAAACCAGCGCGGACCAAAAGTGATGGGCTGGAGGACCAATGCCCAAAACCTGAATTTGAACCGGGATTATACCAAATTGGAAACTGCAGGAGTCCAAGCTATAGCCAAAGTTATCAACAAGTACGATCCTGACCTGTATATCGACATCCATGTCACAGATGGAGCAGATTACCAGTATGATGTCACCTATGGTTTTGTGGAAACAGGAGGATATTCACCGGAGATTTCCAACTGGCTTTCTTCCCACTTCAAACCTGAAGTAGATGGAGCTTTGAGTGATCAGGGGCACATCCCAGGCCCACTGCTTTTTGCAGCCAATGGAGAAGACTTTACCGAAGGAAATATTGCCTTCTCATTTAGCCCTCGTTTTTCGCACACTTATGGAGACATCCGGCACCTGCCTGCAATTTTGATTGAAAATCATTCCCTAAAGCCTTTTGAACAACGGGTTTTGGGAACGTATGTGTTTCTAGAACAAGCCATCAAAACTGTGGGGAAGCATTTCGCATCCCTTCAAAAAGCTATAGAATCTGATCAGAACCAAAGCATGGAGTCCGTGGTAGTGAAATATGCCTTCCGGGACACTCCGGCAGATTCCATGGACTTTTTGGGCATTGCTTCAAAGAAAGTAACCTCAGAAATCACAGGAAATGAATACGTGACATGGAAAGGCGAACCAATAACCCAGCAGGTACCAAGCTTGCTGATGGATAAAGCTTCCGCTTCAGTACCAGTGCCAAAAGCCTATTGGATCCCTGCAGAATGGAGTGAAGTAATCCATAAAATGGAGGAGCACGGGATTGAAATGGAGGTTTTGGACGAGGCCAGGGAGATCCAACTGGAGTTTTCTAAAGTGGAAGAATTCAAAATGGTCAGTCAGCCATACGAGGGCCTGATGCGCTTTCAGTCCTTTGAGCTGAGCAAATCTTACAGAAAAGTAAGGCTGCAACCCGGCTCGGTCCGTGTGAAAACCAAGCAGGCTTTGGGCGAACTAGCAGTGATACTATTGGAACCGGAGTCTGTGGACAGTTTTTTCCAGTGGGGCTATTTCAATAGCATTTTGTCCCAAACCGAGTACATGGAAACTTACATCATGGAACCTCTGATCTCCAAAATGCTCGCCGAAGATTCGGATTTGAACAAAAGATTTGAGGAAAAAAAAGCATCAAATGCCGACTTTGCGAAATCTCCACGCCAGATCTACCGCTGGTTTTATGAGCAAACGCCCTATTTTGATCAAAACTGGAAGGTAATTCCAGTGGGCAGGGAATGGTAG
- a CDS encoding carboxylesterase/lipase family protein has protein sequence MKNQRREFFKKVGVGTAGLGLAATVPLSAQGHANPSKQSNRQFLQIGDDIAIANTDSGKIRGYILNDVYTFLGVPYGADTSGKNRFMPPKKPEKWDGVKPAIWWGNTAPQIMDNRYANVDYSFADHWNYDDVSEDCLKLNVWTPALDSKKRPVLVWLHGGGFTNGNGIEQDGYHGENISKNGDIVFVSINHRLGPIGFTDLSGVGGAKYAHSGNVGQLDIVASLEWVRENIANFGGDPNNVTIMGQSGGGAKVTATMSMPAAKGLVHRAVPLSGSMIQATPQEYSQKLGEYVLKEAGLSRDQIDKLQELSWREYIDIANRAQEKMRNDHPNAGFRGGFSPVADGVNLPKGEFFADPNGQTAAIPMLVCTTFHEWNPTRTSPELEKIDWAGVVEQLHPRFGEASEKIVNAYRQDFPEASPADIWAMVLSNRQGAINTANAKAKQKAPVYLAWFGWEPQLYSGRMKAFHCIDICFWFDNTDRMYTHTGGGDRPRKLSQKMSASLLAFMKTGNPNAGALPQWKAYTPSGGETMILNDTSVLKNKPDANGLAALQA, from the coding sequence ATGAAAAACCAAAGACGCGAATTCTTCAAAAAAGTAGGCGTAGGAACTGCCGGACTTGGCCTGGCCGCCACGGTTCCCCTTTCTGCCCAAGGCCACGCCAATCCCAGCAAACAAAGTAATAGGCAGTTTCTCCAAATCGGCGATGATATTGCCATAGCCAATACCGATTCTGGGAAAATCCGAGGCTACATTCTCAATGATGTTTATACTTTTCTTGGAGTGCCCTATGGTGCCGATACCTCCGGAAAAAACCGATTTATGCCTCCCAAAAAACCAGAAAAGTGGGACGGAGTGAAGCCAGCTATCTGGTGGGGAAATACAGCTCCGCAAATCATGGATAATCGTTACGCAAATGTAGATTATTCCTTTGCGGATCATTGGAATTACGACGATGTAAGCGAAGATTGCCTGAAGCTGAATGTATGGACCCCGGCACTGGACAGCAAAAAGAGACCGGTATTGGTCTGGCTGCATGGAGGAGGATTTACCAATGGAAACGGCATAGAACAAGATGGCTATCACGGAGAAAACATCAGCAAAAACGGAGACATAGTTTTTGTGTCGATCAACCACCGGCTAGGCCCAATCGGCTTCACGGATCTCTCCGGAGTTGGTGGGGCCAAATATGCCCATTCAGGAAATGTAGGCCAGCTCGACATCGTCGCTTCTCTGGAGTGGGTAAGGGAAAACATCGCCAATTTCGGAGGCGATCCCAACAACGTGACCATTATGGGCCAATCCGGAGGAGGAGCCAAAGTAACCGCCACCATGTCCATGCCTGCAGCTAAAGGGCTAGTGCACCGAGCCGTGCCATTAAGCGGCTCGATGATCCAGGCTACCCCTCAGGAATATTCCCAAAAACTGGGAGAATATGTCTTGAAAGAAGCAGGACTCAGCAGGGATCAAATTGACAAACTTCAGGAACTTAGCTGGAGAGAATATATCGATATAGCCAATAGAGCCCAGGAAAAAATGCGCAATGATCATCCCAATGCAGGTTTCCGAGGTGGCTTTAGCCCAGTGGCTGACGGAGTGAATCTCCCAAAAGGTGAGTTCTTTGCTGATCCAAATGGGCAAACGGCGGCTATTCCTATGCTGGTGTGTACTACTTTCCATGAATGGAACCCCACTCGAACTTCTCCCGAACTGGAAAAGATAGACTGGGCAGGCGTAGTGGAGCAACTCCATCCTAGATTCGGTGAGGCCTCTGAAAAAATTGTCAATGCATATCGCCAGGACTTCCCAGAAGCCTCGCCGGCAGATATTTGGGCCATGGTGCTATCCAACCGTCAAGGAGCCATCAATACCGCAAATGCCAAAGCCAAACAAAAAGCCCCCGTATATCTGGCATGGTTTGGTTGGGAGCCGCAGCTATATTCTGGCAGAATGAAAGCCTTCCACTGCATAGACATTTGCTTTTGGTTTGACAACACCGATAGAATGTACACGCATACCGGAGGTGGGGATAGACCTAGGAAGCTGTCGCAGAAAATGTCCGCTTCGCTGCTTGCATTTATGAAAACTGGGAATCCCAATGCAGGAGCACTTCCGCAGTGGAAAGCATACACGCCATCGGGTGGAGAAACTATGATTCTGAACGACACTTCAGTCTTGAAAAATAAACCCGACGCAAATGGCTTAGCGGCATTGCAAGCCTAA
- a CDS encoding MBL fold metallo-hydrolase: protein MYFQHVYDKTLAQASYFIGCQAKGEAIVIDAQRDMDVYLEIAKQNNMKITHIAETHIHADFLSGSRELAAVTGAKMYLSDEGPAEWQYEFDHEGLKHGDKITVGNLSLEVLHTPGHTPESISFLLTDHPATDHPVMVFTGDFVFVGDVGRPDLLEKAAGIAGTQEQGAKQMYESIQRFAELPEYVQVWPGHGAGSACGKALGSVPSSTVGYEKIRSWAFQFATDQKGFVDYLLDGQPEPPKYFAMMKHLNKVDRPLLVEVPKHTKLSKDQFLQAQQDGLKVIDTRNKVDFANGFLPGSINIQGNNSFSTWAGWILDYQEQFVLVAKESDMEDLTRKLMRIGLDNIYGFIEDVSSLGQELQTADLIGLEEFKDLLGKEEVQVVDVRNTTEFQTGHVPGADHVFVGTLENNLDKISKNKPVLIHCQSGDRAAIAYSLLRKNGFDQVKNYSAGMKEWKALGNEIVTK, encoded by the coding sequence ATGTATTTTCAACACGTATATGATAAGACCCTTGCGCAGGCAAGTTATTTTATTGGCTGTCAAGCCAAAGGAGAGGCCATCGTCATCGATGCCCAGCGGGATATGGATGTGTACTTGGAGATCGCCAAGCAAAACAACATGAAAATTACCCACATCGCTGAGACCCATATCCATGCGGATTTCTTAAGTGGATCCCGTGAGTTGGCTGCAGTGACCGGGGCCAAGATGTACCTATCAGATGAAGGCCCGGCCGAATGGCAATATGAATTTGACCATGAAGGGCTGAAACATGGGGATAAAATCACGGTAGGAAACCTTTCTCTGGAAGTGCTCCATACGCCAGGGCACACACCGGAAAGTATCAGTTTTTTGTTGACTGATCATCCGGCTACGGATCATCCTGTCATGGTGTTCACGGGAGACTTTGTGTTTGTAGGTGACGTAGGCAGACCGGATTTGTTGGAAAAAGCAGCAGGAATAGCGGGCACTCAAGAGCAGGGTGCCAAGCAAATGTACGAATCCATACAGCGTTTTGCGGAGCTTCCAGAATATGTGCAGGTGTGGCCAGGGCATGGTGCAGGTTCAGCCTGCGGCAAAGCTTTAGGATCCGTTCCGAGCTCCACTGTAGGATATGAGAAAATCAGAAGCTGGGCTTTTCAGTTTGCTACTGACCAAAAGGGATTTGTGGATTATCTTCTGGATGGTCAGCCAGAACCTCCTAAATACTTTGCGATGATGAAGCACCTGAACAAGGTGGACAGACCGCTTCTGGTAGAAGTACCCAAGCACACCAAGCTGAGCAAAGATCAGTTTCTCCAAGCACAGCAAGATGGACTGAAAGTCATAGACACCCGAAATAAGGTGGATTTCGCCAATGGCTTCCTGCCGGGAAGTATCAATATTCAAGGAAATAATTCCTTCTCTACCTGGGCAGGCTGGATTTTAGATTATCAAGAACAGTTTGTCCTAGTGGCCAAAGAAAGCGATATGGAGGATCTGACCAGAAAGCTGATGAGAATCGGACTGGATAATATCTATGGATTTATCGAGGACGTTTCTAGTCTCGGCCAAGAGCTGCAAACTGCAGATCTGATCGGCCTAGAGGAGTTTAAGGATTTACTTGGCAAAGAAGAAGTGCAGGTAGTGGACGTGAGAAATACCACAGAGTTCCAGACTGGTCATGTGCCAGGTGCGGATCATGTTTTTGTGGGTACGCTGGAAAATAATCTGGACAAAATCAGTAAAAACAAGCCAGTCCTGATTCACTGTCAAAGTGGGGATCGTGCCGCTATTGCTTATTCACTTCTTCGCAAAAATGGGTTT
- a CDS encoding TonB-dependent receptor — protein MNGQLYLTALFFFFHLGVSSQTLITGKILDEKGQALPGVNVFIKGSFDGTSSSIDGSYEFETSLQGKQTLVFKFLSFKTQELELNCEQSEITVPDIQLVELITEMNAVTISAGAMQASDESKSVILKPLDIVTTPSAMGDIMGAFQTLPGTSTVGNDGRLFVRGGDASEVGIYIDGMKVGNAYGSTAGNVPTRTRFNPNLFKGTFFSTGGYSAEYGQALSSALALNTKDLSIRNQGDLSLMTVGGGYSHTLANERQSITASANYFNLGPYQELIKQNLDFEKAPESWDVEMAAQKKTGKNGLLKVMARTEAGGMKLWQPLPGSENRVFIDLKNNYTYAQANWRSALKNDWMIFTGFSYSKNKDRITYDSLKVERESELLHFKATGIKDFSDRFSAKFGVEHFVHPFSEKLVKENQSRAFNDHETYLFTEWDYYFNKNLVLRTGLRAGNSEVSDETWIDPRISLAYQLGEKGQLSVAAGKFHQLPEENYRVLNQNLKNTESNHLILNYLYSKEGYTFRAETFYKTYDQLVTFQGTAQNPESLANMGAGYAKGIDFFFRDRKTFKETDYWVTYSFVDSKRSFHQYQTQVQPSFAPRHNFSLVVKHFISPLKSQIGASFAYNDGYTYTDPNVDNSKMNSKTKYFQNLSISWSYLPKPNLIIHLACSNVLGRDNVFGYTFSPSTNDQGVFESIPNGQLAPRFLFLGVFLTLSKDKTANNLNNL, from the coding sequence ATGAACGGCCAACTTTATTTAACTGCTTTATTTTTCTTTTTCCACCTAGGCGTTTCTTCTCAAACGCTGATTACTGGAAAAATCCTGGATGAAAAAGGACAGGCGCTACCAGGCGTAAATGTCTTTATCAAAGGAAGCTTTGACGGGACCAGCAGCTCCATAGATGGAAGCTACGAATTCGAAACCTCGCTTCAGGGAAAACAAACTTTGGTTTTCAAATTTTTAAGTTTTAAAACTCAGGAGCTAGAGCTTAACTGTGAGCAGTCTGAAATCACAGTCCCTGATATTCAACTGGTCGAACTGATCACAGAAATGAATGCGGTGACCATCTCAGCCGGGGCAATGCAGGCATCCGACGAGAGCAAATCAGTCATCTTAAAACCCCTGGATATTGTCACCACACCCAGTGCCATGGGCGATATCATGGGAGCTTTCCAAACCCTGCCCGGCACCAGCACAGTGGGCAATGATGGTCGTTTATTTGTACGTGGCGGCGACGCCAGTGAGGTAGGCATTTATATAGACGGAATGAAGGTGGGCAATGCCTATGGTAGTACCGCCGGAAATGTACCTACCAGAACCCGCTTCAACCCCAATTTATTCAAAGGAACATTTTTTAGTACCGGTGGATATTCGGCAGAATATGGTCAAGCGCTCTCTTCAGCTTTAGCACTGAACACCAAAGATCTTTCGATCAGAAATCAAGGTGACTTGAGCCTGATGACAGTGGGAGGAGGCTACTCCCATACCTTGGCCAATGAACGACAAAGCATCACTGCCAGTGCCAATTACTTTAACCTGGGCCCATACCAGGAACTGATCAAACAAAACCTAGATTTTGAGAAAGCTCCTGAAAGCTGGGATGTGGAGATGGCCGCGCAAAAGAAAACCGGAAAAAATGGCCTGCTAAAGGTTATGGCCAGAACTGAAGCTGGAGGAATGAAACTTTGGCAACCCCTACCCGGCTCTGAAAATAGAGTTTTCATTGACCTCAAGAATAATTATACCTATGCACAGGCCAACTGGCGAAGTGCCTTGAAAAATGATTGGATGATTTTCACCGGATTCTCCTATTCCAAAAACAAAGACAGAATTACCTATGACAGTCTGAAAGTAGAGCGGGAAAGTGAGCTGCTTCACTTCAAGGCTACCGGAATAAAGGACTTTTCGGACCGGTTTTCTGCCAAATTCGGGGTGGAACACTTTGTTCATCCTTTCTCAGAAAAACTGGTAAAAGAAAACCAAAGCCGAGCTTTCAATGACCATGAAACCTATCTATTTACCGAATGGGACTACTACTTCAACAAGAATTTGGTACTCCGAACAGGCTTAAGAGCAGGTAATAGCGAGGTGTCAGATGAAACCTGGATAGACCCTAGAATCTCACTTGCCTACCAACTGGGCGAAAAAGGCCAGCTTTCTGTAGCAGCTGGAAAGTTTCATCAACTTCCGGAGGAAAATTATCGGGTTCTGAACCAGAATCTGAAAAACACCGAATCTAATCACTTGATTTTAAATTATTTGTACTCAAAAGAAGGATACACCTTCCGGGCGGAAACTTTCTACAAGACTTATGATCAACTAGTTACATTTCAAGGAACAGCACAAAATCCGGAATCGCTCGCCAACATGGGGGCAGGGTATGCCAAAGGAATTGATTTTTTCTTCCGGGACCGCAAGACTTTCAAGGAGACTGACTATTGGGTTACCTATAGTTTTGTGGACAGTAAGCGAAGTTTCCATCAATACCAAACTCAGGTCCAGCCTAGCTTTGCCCCACGGCATAATTTCTCCCTAGTCGTCAAGCATTTTATCTCGCCATTGAAATCTCAAATCGGGGCATCTTTCGCCTATAATGACGGATACACCTATACCGATCCAAATGTGGATAACTCAAAGATGAATTCGAAAACAAAATATTTCCAAAACCTAAGTATTTCCTGGAGTTACCTGCCAAAACCAAATCTGATCATACACCTGGCATGCTCCAATGTCCTGGGAAGAGATAACGTATTCGGATATACTTTTAGCCCGAGTACAAATGATCAGGGTGTCTTCGAATCTATCCCTAATGGACAATTAGCACCCAGATTCTTGTTTCTAGGAGTCTTCCTCACCCTATCAAAAGACAAAACAGCAAATAATTTAAACAACCTTTAA